In Zingiber officinale cultivar Zhangliang chromosome 9B, Zo_v1.1, whole genome shotgun sequence, the genomic window CGCTCCGatgtcggcggcggcggcggcggcggcggcggcggcggcgctgcAGGACACGTCTCCGGTTGCTCCCGCGATGCTGCTGCTACTGGTCGCGTAACTAAGTTCCCTTTCCTAGGCGCCGGCCACAGTAAGATTAAAaagagcggcggcggcggcagcagCGGGAAGAAGTTGGTCGCGAGTGGAGTTACTACCCGCAGTGTTGCATCTGTCGCGGTTTTGAATCGAAGCAAGTCTGTGGCGCCTAGAACGACCGGATCCTCACTTGCGCAGGTCGGTGTTGGCTGTGGACGAAGCAATGGAGAAGCCGCTGCCGCCGCCGTTGCAGATAGTCCTCGGAAGAAGAGCTTTTGGTCTTTTCTCTACCATTCTTCCGTCTCATCCACTCCCACCTCTTCTTCCGTAGCCAATGCCAACGTCAACAGACGTAGATCTACCTCGTTCTCTTCCGGCGGAGTGTGCGACGGAGACGCCTCCAAGCAGATGCAGCAGCAGCCACCGTCTGCAAATGCATTAGATAAATTGGAAGGAGCGACCGCTGCCCCCGCCCAATTAGTcgaaggcggcggcggcggtggggAGAGCCCAAGCGGCAGCCAAGCGTCGTCCTCGTTTGGGCGAAAGGTGGCGCGATCCCGATCTGTAGGCTGCGGAAGCAGGAGCTTCTCAGGTGATTTCCTGGAGCGCATCTCCACCGGCTTCGGCGATTGCACGCTCCGCCGAGTCGAGTCCCAGCGCGAGGCCAAGCCCAAGATCGCCCTCCACATCGACAACGACTGCGACCAGCACCGGTCAAGGATGAAGGAGAGGGTCAAGTGCGGCGGCCTCTTTGGCGGATTCGGAATGACGTCGGCATACTGGCTCTCCGCAGCTGCCGCGGCACGCGACCAAGGCTTCGACGGCAACATCAGGATGTCAGCCACAGCCTCGACGTCCAGAGCAGGCGTCACGCCTCACGGCCGAACCTGGAGCTGGGGCTTGGTCTTCGCGAGCCCAATGAGAGCCTTTCGGCCACATTCCTCTTCTCGCTCTGCGTCGGCGACCAACTTCATCTCCTCCATCAACGCGACCAACAAGATGGTCAACAGCAACGGCAGCAAAGGAAGCTGCAGGCTCGACGTTAACGCATCATCCCTCTCCGTCCAAACCTAGTTCTCCTTCAAGCACCAGCCCTCCATTACTCTCTCATTTACCACAatccatcaatttttttttcttcgcgCTTTTCAACCTTCATCACCGCACTGTGTCTCTGTTCATCGAATTGCCCTCTTGTGAATGATTTTGCGAAAAATGCAAAGCACACAGCGAAAGTGACATGATGAACTCATTCATTTGGAAAGCGAAGTACCACCACCGCATGTGCCATGGCtcatcctacttatcatcatcCTTCAACTCCTTCAAGAGAGTGCACCTGAAGACTGTTGATGAGCAGCACAGCTCAGGGCAGGAAGCGACGCATTGGTACCTCGCTGGGGCCGATGCTACTGTCGCTTAGCACCTCTGTAGTGTTCGATGCAGTGTTCCTGATCTCCACCTCCTCGATCTGCATGTGCCAAAAGTCTCAGGGCCCCCAAATGCTCGATCCACATCAATTCTCAGCCATTTGTCTTACATTGCATAGTCTGCTTTACCTTTTTCTTTCTCGGAGACAAAAGATGGTGCACTTTCTGAGCCGCCCTTCCCTGGCCATGGCGAGCAATATCTCAATTAGTCTTCAATAATTAGCCTCTGCTACATGTGGGTCTACTGCTTTTGATTCAACTCTCCATGTGTTTGCTCGTATGGATCCAGGTTTGACTAGAGCAACGTGGCCATGTTAGAACAGAGCCATCCAtgtgttattgttgttgtatttgATTCCTTCTCTGCTTGCTTCCACCTACTGGGCACTGCCGCAGTTATGGCCCTAGATAAGTTAGGCCGAGCTAAATTTAAAATGAACCCGAGTatttgaaatgattattcaaaTTTTATTTGAGTCTAGTTTAAGCTTGATTTGTGTTGGGTTCGTCTAAAAGTTATTGAGTTTTCCATTCAAATTATTTGTttgttgaaattttattttattttattttttatttgattattaaatttaataatttaaatttattttaattaattaatttatttaatatattgttaagaattttattaatgaatatgatttttttgttatttattgtagtaaaaaaataattatgtttaGGTTTTCACATTGTTTTGAGATTATGTTAAGGGATAAATTATTGGTTAGTTAATAGTCTACTAAGTGGTTAGGGGGTGAGGAATGTTTTTCCCTCTAGTTAAAAGGTTAATATGCGAATGTTATTTGAATATTAATTAGTTGAATTTATATGTTTGAGTTGGTATATTTAGTATAATGTtgttaaagttttatttatttaattaattatgtatgtattgattgaatataaataaattttatattgaatattaaatttattcaCCCTACAAAGGGAAAGAGGGATGTGGTTAAGGTAAATTGTCAACTTCACGGGGTGACAGACAATTTATGCAAGTCTTGTTTGTTTCTTATGATAAGTATGAGTTTCTCTTGAACGCTAAGTTGCTGTGATATCTAGTTGTAACCCACCCTTTGTTGTATCATTCGCCCGCTAAAGCTGATCATACATGCCAAGCCATGAGGGGTAGTGCCTCATCCATGGGCGAGAAAGATCGTTTCTTTCTCAAACGCTAGGCCATTGCGTATATTTCTGATTCAACATATAGAGAAAGTATTGCCGGAACCGTCGGGGAGCCGTCTTAC contains:
- the LOC122025202 gene encoding putative lysozyme-like protein, with product MGEKAAVGAVDDVGDGMQCVDHPYRSNPGGVCAFCLQEKLGRLVSSSKTTPFLSLQRPPSSSSSPTSFRSDVGGGGGGGGGGGAAGHVSGCSRDAAATGRVTKFPFLGAGHSKIKKSGGGGSSGKKLVASGVTTRSVASVAVLNRSKSVAPRTTGSSLAQVGVGCGRSNGEAAAAAVADSPRKKSFWSFLYHSSVSSTPTSSSVANANVNRRRSTSFSSGGVCDGDASKQMQQQPPSANALDKLEGATAAPAQLVEGGGGGGESPSGSQASSSFGRKVARSRSVGCGSRSFSGDFLERISTGFGDCTLRRVESQREAKPKIALHIDNDCDQHRSRMKERVKCGGLFGGFGMTSAYWLSAAAAARDQGFDGNIRMSATASTSRAGVTPHGRTWSWGLVFASPMRAFRPHSSSRSASATNFISSINATNKMVNSNGSKGSCRLDVNASSLSVQT